GCCGCTTCGCGCCACGTAGGCAAATTTGAGCAAGCGCAGGGCGGCACACTGTTCCTGGATGAAATCGGCGACATGCCCGCAGCCATGCAGGCAAAATTACTGCGCGTGCTGGAAGAAGGTGAAATTGAGCGCGTGGGTGGCGGAGCGCCGGTTAAAGTGGATGTCCGTGTAGTTGTGGCCACACACCGCAATCTGGAAAATCTGGTGCGCGAGGGAAAATTCCGGCAGGATTTGTATCATCGCATCTTCGTTTTTCCAGTGATACTGCCGCCTCTACGCGAGCGGCGGGAAGATGTTCCCTTGCTGGTTGAGCACTTCAGCCGTCAACTGGCGGAGCAAAACGGATGGAAACCGGTAAGTTTTTCTCCAGAGGCCATTCGCGAACTGCAACTTTACAATTGGCCGGGCAATATCCGCGAATTGCGTAATGCGGTGGAACGCATCTTGCTCTTTGCCGCATCTGATGATATTGATGCTGCAGCGATTCATACGGCCGTGCCGCAAGCTACGTCGTCAGGGGAGGCTTCTAACACGTCTGCTGCCGGGGGGCTTGCCCAGCGAGTCGAAGCCTATGAGCGCGACCAGGTGCTGGCGGAGTTGAAACGGCAGCAATTTCATATCACCAACACCGCCCGTGCCTTGGGATTGGAACGCAGTCATTTTTATAAGAAATGCCAGCAACTGGGTATTGACTTGGAGGCCGCAAAGAAGGGGAGTGAAAATTAAGGCTTTTTAAGAAGCCATAAAGTACTTGAAAAACAGGCTGAATTGTTTCATTATGCAGTCCTCCCCATACTCCCGTTACCCTCGCACTTATGGTGGTAGATAAAAATAGGTTGAAGATTGAAGGCCTCAAGTTTGGCCGGGTGTTGCAGTCCGTTTTCCGGCTGGCCTCCATGTTCACCGTTGACCACCGTGCAGTAGATAGTGCCGTACGCCAAAGTTACGAATCCCTCAATGCGTTAGTGAAACAGGTCCAGCAATTCACCTTTGGATTCATTGATCATCGCGTATTACTCAACAACGTGCTTACTCCTGACCGCACCCTGCGGAACCTGGAAAGCGAATTCTCCAAACGAGGGATAGGCGCCGTGACCTTTCCTGCCGGGATCACACTGGGAGGATTCCGCAGATGCTTGGGCGTGATTTGCGACACTCCTGAAAACATTGAATCCAACGGTGGTATCAGGCGTTATTACGAGCGCAACAGAGTCGAAGGCGTACGCGTAATTGCCGGCGTTAAGGGAGCCAGCAGCATGGAAGAAACCGTGCTGGAGGGCGACCCGGAGTCATTGCTCGCGGCGCAACGTCTGGCCATGGAGTCACAGCCTACCCTTGGACTCGATCTGCTGATGGAAGCAGTAGGAATGGGAGGCGGTGGTGAAGAAGGAGGGCACGGGGGCATCGGAGGTGCGATGTCTCTTGGAGGCATAGCTGGCTCAAGCCAAGTTCCAGCGGGGGAAGCTCAACATAACAGCGGTGTGGGAATAGGTCTTGGTGCCGGAGCAGGAGGGGGTGCCGGCACTGGAGCAGGAGGAGGTACAGGCGCCGAACCGGGAGCAGCCGGCAGTTTCGCCGAGTCCGTTTTAGGGACCAGTGGAGGCGGTCCTGGGGGCACAGCGTTTTCTGGAGGTTCCGGAGCAGCAGGAACTGGAGCGTCTGGTCTCGCTGGGGCATCTGGTTCAGAAGGTCCTGAGCCCTTTCCAGGAATTAAGTCAATTGGCTCCAATGCCGACTTCATTGCTGCGGAGGTAGGAAGCGGCGGACCCGGATTGGGAACAGGTAATTCAGAGAGCACAGCCATTGCAGGTAAAGATGGGGGGACAGGCGCCGCCTCAGGGTCGGGACGTGCAGCTCCTGGGCTGGGATTCTCTCGCGTGGCTTCTTCGGCTATTGCCAGCGATCCAAATCAGGTTTTGGACATCGCGCAAAAAGCGCTTATTCGTTCTTTCTCCAACCCATCCGCCGATCCTGCACAAGCTCTGACAGCGCTTGCACACATGCTGGAAGAATTTAATCCAGAAGTTTTATTGCCCGCTCTCTCCTCGGAAAAACGCGCCGCACTCAAAGGCAAACCAGCCCGCGAGATCGCCGCCGACTTCATGGAAGACGTCGCCGCGCAATGGGCCACGAATCGCCTCTCTACAATAGCGCAGCAGGAAGATACTGCCATAGCCGAGGCAGAGGTTGTCCGCGTGCTGCAACGAAGCCTGGACGCCACTTTAACAGTGGAGCGCATGTTGCAGAAGCTCTCCCGGTTGTTTGAAAAAGCCGATCTGCCACCCGAATTCTACGGTCGAATTCAACAAGACCTGCGTTGGATTGAGTTCTCTGACGAAGAAAAATTCAAACAGCTCATGGGCTTGCATCGTTATTCGGCGGCCGAATTCAAACGCTTGGCCACACATGTAAAAAACACCGTCCGCCGCGGAGAACTGACAGAGGCCACAGACCTGGTGGAACATTATTTCGCCATTCTCGACTTGAGCCCGCATGAGTTGCAGGTCGTGGAGTTGGCGCGAGCGCCGGAACTGCTGCAAAGCATCGCACGCATGCAGACTAAGGATTTTATGCAAAAGGTGGCAGATCGCCTGACCGGCCCGCTCTTTGACGAGGCATTCCGCGGCTGGTACCACACGCATATAGCCAACTGCCTGGCGACTGCAGCACACTGCATGGCGCCCTACGAAGATTTTGATGGAATCTTTCAAATTGCGCAGAACCTGGAGAAATCCCGTCTTCGTAGTCCACAGTTGCATAAAGACTGCTGCGGAGAGGCTCTGGGCAACCTGCTGGGGCCACGTAGTATCGAGCGGCTCGTGGAATTGTATTCATTGCGGCGGTATGGACAACGCATGGTTGTCTCCATTCTGAGATTGATGGGCCGGCTCGGCGCAGAAAAAATCTTTCAGCGGCTGGAAGAAGAAAAGGTTGCATCGAACCGGCTGGCGCTCATCCGCCTGATCGGCCAGATGGGTCTTGTGGCCCACGATGTAGCACGCAGCAAGCTGCGTGACGAGCGCTGGTATGTAGTGCGCAATGCCTGCCTCGTGCTGACAGAAACCCATGATCCTGAAATCATTCAGGACATGCGTGAAACCCTGCGGCATAACGACGAGCGTGTGCAAGAAGCCGCCTTTCTGGTGATTGTCAAAAGCAAAGCTCTCGGCCGCGCCGCAGCCCTGGCCGACGCACTACCCCAACTCAAGCCCCATGTGCTGGAAGAAGTGCTGAAGGAACTTCGTTTTATGAAGTCTCCGGAAAGCGTCCCAGGATTAGAGGTGTTTATCACCCTGCAGGAAGAGAGGCTTCGCGAAAAAGAGGACGCCATGCATGTTTTGGCTGCCGTGCCTGAAGATGGTTCCGCCGATGCGCTGGCCCGTATCTTGAAAAACGAGAAAATCCCTGCCTCCATTCGGCGGATCGCCATCAAAACGCTGAGCAAAAGCAACCTGCCGGTGGCATACCAGGCGCTCGCCGAGGTTGCTAGTCGAGTCCCACGTGACCCTATGGCGCGCGAATCACAAGCTGCGCTGGAGATCGAATAAGCGCAGGTAGAACGAAACCGTCGCGTATGAATCTTCAATAATCGGCCTTACCATTGGATCTAACAAGAAATGCAACGTTAAGCAAACAAAGAACAACCACAATACGTGAAAACCCTCAAGACCTGCTGGAGTTCCAGATTTAAAATTGAATTTTGTTAGACTGTGTTGGCCATGAGCGTAATTGATGACGTCCTGGAAGCTAATGAAATCTACTCTCGCACCCACGACTTGCGTAAGTTGACCCCTCGCCCAGAACGCAAGCTGGCAGTTCTCACTTGCATGGATACGCGGCTTTCGATTCGTACCTTGGGATTGAAGACCGGAGATGCACATATTATCCGCAATGCCGGTGGAATCGTCACA
The DNA window shown above is from Terriglobales bacterium and carries:
- a CDS encoding sigma-54 dependent transcriptional regulator — encoded protein: MKARLLIIDDDPNTLASLARAFRLAGHEAAVCDSATRALEVLRTEEFDLIFSDVVMPGKDGLAFLEEFKALGMSTPVVMMSGQAHIAMAVRATRLGAIDFLEKPISSDKLLLTVENALRLKRLEEENRQLRQKLGKHEMIFTSEPMKRILAQIERVAPTETRVCILGESGTGKELVARTLHARSQRKAGPLITLNCAAVPVELVESELFGHEKGAFTGAASRHVGKFEQAQGGTLFLDEIGDMPAAMQAKLLRVLEEGEIERVGGGAPVKVDVRVVVATHRNLENLVREGKFRQDLYHRIFVFPVILPPLRERREDVPLLVEHFSRQLAEQNGWKPVSFSPEAIRELQLYNWPGNIRELRNAVERILLFAASDDIDAAAIHTAVPQATSSGEASNTSAAGGLAQRVEAYERDQVLAELKRQQFHITNTARALGLERSHFYKKCQQLGIDLEAAKKGSEN
- a CDS encoding HEAT repeat domain-containing protein, with translation MKIEGLKFGRVLQSVFRLASMFTVDHRAVDSAVRQSYESLNALVKQVQQFTFGFIDHRVLLNNVLTPDRTLRNLESEFSKRGIGAVTFPAGITLGGFRRCLGVICDTPENIESNGGIRRYYERNRVEGVRVIAGVKGASSMEETVLEGDPESLLAAQRLAMESQPTLGLDLLMEAVGMGGGGEEGGHGGIGGAMSLGGIAGSSQVPAGEAQHNSGVGIGLGAGAGGGAGTGAGGGTGAEPGAAGSFAESVLGTSGGGPGGTAFSGGSGAAGTGASGLAGASGSEGPEPFPGIKSIGSNADFIAAEVGSGGPGLGTGNSESTAIAGKDGGTGAASGSGRAAPGLGFSRVASSAIASDPNQVLDIAQKALIRSFSNPSADPAQALTALAHMLEEFNPEVLLPALSSEKRAALKGKPAREIAADFMEDVAAQWATNRLSTIAQQEDTAIAEAEVVRVLQRSLDATLTVERMLQKLSRLFEKADLPPEFYGRIQQDLRWIEFSDEEKFKQLMGLHRYSAAEFKRLATHVKNTVRRGELTEATDLVEHYFAILDLSPHELQVVELARAPELLQSIARMQTKDFMQKVADRLTGPLFDEAFRGWYHTHIANCLATAAHCMAPYEDFDGIFQIAQNLEKSRLRSPQLHKDCCGEALGNLLGPRSIERLVELYSLRRYGQRMVVSILRLMGRLGAEKIFQRLEEEKVASNRLALIRLIGQMGLVAHDVARSKLRDERWYVVRNACLVLTETHDPEIIQDMRETLRHNDERVQEAAFLVIVKSKALGRAAALADALPQLKPHVLEEVLKELRFMKSPESVPGLEVFITLQEERLREKEDAMHVLAAVPEDGSADALARILKNEKIPASIRRIAIKTLSKSNLPVAYQALAEVASRVPRDPMARESQAALEIE